The Malus domestica chromosome 17, GDT2T_hap1 genome contains the following window.
CTTCATATAAAGTGGTTTGCACGGTGATATAAGTTTCATGTAACTGATGTTAATTGCTCGGAACTGTCTTTTGCTGTTCGGAGACAAAACTGAatgtttgaaattcaaattatCAAGCTATGCGTGCTTATTCGAGAATCAAGAGTTTGAgggtaattttttatttgtggtTATAGATTCAGTTGAAAGTGttttgaaaatgattgaaagcccatctgatgaaaatgtttttgaaactaattcttagtaaaaatccaAGTACATATCTAGTGCTTCTtctaaaaaaacacttaaaatgtacccataatcaatttcacaaaaaaaaaaacattttaaatcattttaaaagcacttttaaacaAGCCCTACATCAGCTCTTCACAGCTAAATCGAGATCTTGAGTTGGGCTCGCACTCCAATTGATTTTGGCTATCTATGCACGTAGTAACACTActttgaacaaaaaataaaaaaatggaaggaaCCCTTGAAAATTGAGTTGGgactcaaattttttttataggctACAATATTGCTATATTTTCAGAATTAATATATATTACACCAATTTGTACATAATTGTTTAATGAAGCGACATATAACGTGGATCACACTTGATCATAAAAAATACAGGGCATTATCATTGAAGTTTTCTTAGTCACACCCCATTACACATCTAAGTTTACCTTATAAGTGTTTAAATCCAATTCTACCCTTactcaaaaaattgaaaatccaaGATTTTGTGAAAAGAAAAACCTTGTCGTACCACCACGCCAGAGTCGTCCACCAGCCTGAATTCTGGCCTCCTCGCTCTCACTAAAGCATTCAAAGTAGGGCATAATTGCCATTGATGAGCtgtttgattttccttttcacTCAATTAGTGATATAAAGGTTGGTGTTCGATAAAATGCTAAGCCCACCACAGTACCACACGACATAAAcaagaaaacagaaaattaaataaaggaCGTTGCAAGAGGGAATAAAATTGAAGAACCCTATTTCAAATTAAAGAactggagggagagagagacgggTGAGAACGAGAAGTCGACGGCGGGGCTTGTAGGGATTGCAGCTGCTGGTTGGAAACAAGGGCGAAGGTGGTGGGTTTCTTATCCTGGCCTTCCTTTCTTTTTGTGGTCAAATTATCTTGGTCTTCCTTGACTTTTGATTAATTCTAACTCATATACTACAGTTTTATAATTATAACGACTATGCATGATACATGTCCAAAATGTACGCATTGTCAAATCTATGAGTTCACACATATACGACTGCCTAGCTACTCAGCCTAGTGAAAATATATGTTACTGTATGGGATTCATCTATACTATAACGtgtataatttataaatatattctTATATAGTAAACTGTAACTTAATTAGTAATCTTATGAGCATCATAACTGAAATGTCAGCAACATCGTGTAAATTTCAAGTTTGTGGTTTCAATTCAAGGATATATAGGGCATGACTTTTGGAAAATATCTGCATAAGTCAACTCATTTGGTGCCCTATATTTCGCAAGTAGGCATATAATAGTCGTATAATCTTGTTACAAGTCAGTTCTCTACCGATGAAAAAATAACCTCAATTAGGCAAAGAGGGAAAATTTGTTAGAAAAGCCATTGTGTCATAAGTAGTGGCAGTTAAAAGTATACATATTCAAGAAATAGTACATAGGGTATATTGAAGTATTTGATCTAAAATATCAAATTTACCTTTGGTAtatcttttaatattttcaaacTGTGCCATGAATTTGAACTGTAGGCAATTATTAGTGTGATCCTCCAGGTTTGATTATCTAGCTTTATGCAAAAGCTCTCTGCTCTCATGGTTCATTTTTCTAGTTAGTTCTCTAGGGTTATCACTTTAGGCCTAGGTACTAGGAGGCGAAACTCTGTGGGGTAACTCACATATTGTAGCGAACCCGAAATCCTTCGAGTTCCTAGACGTACAAGGAGGTTCTTCGCATCGTGGAGCATTTGGTGGTGCTTGTGGGATAGTGTCGTGGTtcctatttatttatatatatgccaTGTGAGAAAGGTTGAAAAACATGGATGCTTACTTTGTGAAAATTtgtctttttttcctttcatattttgttttattgctTGAGTTATAttctttatatttatatgatatTGTATTTCAAATTTGGTAAAGAAATTCCAAGTGGTTTGAGAGAAAAACGAAATCCTAATTTCGAAAGCAAAAGCATGTTTTTTACAAGATTTTTGGGAGCCTTTTTTCATGCGTTAAGGGTCGTTTCTAGGAATCACTCAAGAAGACTTATACAAATTTCTAACATCTTTAAAAATGGTAAGAGCCTAAATAGTAATATTACTTAATTGTTCATGAAGGGATATGACCAAAATAAATCATCAATTAATAGATTGCTTTGATTCTTAACCTCTATACGGGACTCCTTTTATGCTTGCAATTCATTCCTTAAATTTCCTAATACTAATTAGGTTCTACTACTTGAAAACTTCCGTCAGCCATGGAGACCTTAATATGTCATAGTTTTCATGATTTTTGTCCCGCAGCCATGGCCCACGATCTTAATATATATGTCTTTGTCGATAAATCTTAATATGTTATAGTCTTCCTcctctaatttttcttttggtcaTTTTGTCAAAGTATTAATTGTTATTAAATAAGTTTTGTAAATCAGGcatctaataatttttttttttgaacaaatgatactATCTATACTAAGGAGAGAGATTGATCTAAGTCTTACAATGTGCAacataatgtggttcaaattcgcttttagtgagaatcaaacttaagacctctcacttataagtgaagaaaaatatcactagagTGTAATACTAAATGGTGCATCAGACCAATTTTTGGTGCAAATGAAATCACTTAGAACCAAATTGTTATTTGGAATGCACAATACTTGGCTCCTTACATGTATCATTCTTCACTTACATAACgactttttgtcattttattgtACAAAACGTCATAATCTGAATTGTTTATTCTCTTTTATTATCTAAAAattgtttcttaaaaaaatcATTCGATTAAAGAGGTTGTTTAGCTACTCATATGTgttaaacaaattgattgtTATGGTAACAAATAACTTCCTCATAATGAACTGTCAATTTCTTTGATTCATATGGATGATTAAATGTTTTTTTCAAATTGAATCAATTTTTTTGACGGTTATCTTTAAACAATGATTATGGAAATGAATGGGTTCAAATATGACTTTCTATGGTAAAATGATGACACATCACTATCTATAAAAGAAGGAATGCCGACTTACATATGAGAAATCAAGCAATTACCACTCAAGATGCCATAATATAATGtttaacgtttttttttttttttttgaaatagaacAATATTTAATTAGTTGGAGAAAGGTCATTACAGAAATATATTCATAAAGAATTTAAGTCCACAATAGTCATTTCAAACtagatttaaaaatattatagtaCATCATTAGTAATTGCAATAAGCAGACTTTCAACATCGACTAACCGTGAATCATAAGATTACAAGGTTCAATATGAACGCTAAACTTGTGTTACACAGAGATGTGAGAACGAAATCTATCCAATCGTATTCAGATAGGGGGTACGATGGCTATAGTCTACCCGCATGACCTAATCACCGCCATGAATACATAACACCAAGTATAGTAGGCTCAATAAATCAAACAATTATACCCTTTATACTTAGATCTCAAAGAGATCGTACACACCAATACGAaaacttgaaagaaaaaaaaattctgaagagaaaaataaaaatcagcGAACTCCTCAtgagtttttaaaaattatttacatAATCATAATTGAAAGGACAAAATAGTGTCATGAATGCACATCCTCCTAATATCTCAAAGAGAACCATAGTGTTATACCGACTAAACTCTAAACCTCTGGAAACTCGAAAAATTTCATGGCTTGCAGCCCTAAACCTATGTTGAAGGTgccaattaaaattaaaatcttgTGTTAGTTGTGTGCGTAAGGCAAAAGACGTCGACTACCAACTTGTTTCACGACAATAATTTGACGCCAAATACAAACTTACGGGACGGGGAGAGAAGGAAAAgacagaaaaaaatattaacaagGATTTTTATGATGGTTATGTTGAATTTGccattttttataatataaacaTGTTGATCTTGCCATCACCATAGTCAACCCTGCAAATCAGTTTGACACTTCACGTGCACTTTCCCGAACCCACTTGAGCGTTTGAGTGAGATAACAAAATACATTCTAAATTATTAAAGTTCAACAAAATACAATCAAGATCTACGCCCAAAGACAGGAGGTCCCCTGTCCGCCGAAAACTCCAGATACTTAGCTGACAGTTAAACCACTCCAAAGCACCTAACCTCACAACAACACTTCTTTGCTCTCTAATCTTCGGCGGTGGGTTCCGCCTCCTCCACAACATCATCATCAAAAACGTTATCGTCGCCGTTGATCTGATCAAGCACGAGCACCACTCCCATGGCAAACGCCCCATCGAATCCAGGCttgagacagagagagaaaacATCCTTCCCGAGCACCACGTGGGTGGAGGCATCCACTTTGCGTCGGATCTCAGCCACCGGTTCCTTCTCTGCATTGAAGATCGTGCAGCAGCGCTGCGCGAACGAGCCCTCGATATGGTACTCCTCCCCTGGATCTCCGAACACCTCCACCGTCACGTTCGACCGTCCGATTATGGAGGACCGCCGTACGCTGAAGATGGGCTTTTGGCCGTCCGTTCTCTCACCCACAAAGCCTTCCCACCGTTGATGCAGACTCGGTCTCTGTTAAAGTTTTCAACAACAAAATATTAGAACTCGAGTTGACTCACTGAGTGTTAAATCGTTTTCATGGACGGGCTTCCAAAATAAGCAAGCGAAAACGGAAGTGAATTAAACCCAATTCTCGAATCGGAAAGCAAAATTATTGCCAGCGCACGTGCATGGAATTCAGCAACGAAAACTATTAACTCGCTGAGTTAACTCAGTGAGTCTACTCGCTTAATTGGTGGTTTTGTTTTTACGTACCTTTCGGCGTACAGTGAGAAGGCAGCGGCCTTGGGGGTCCATGAGGACGAGTTCGCTGCTGTCGTGGGCGTCGGGGGCGTAAGAGTCGACTCGGAAGACCATCTGGCCTTTGCAGTCGTAGACGGTGAAGCCGTCGCCGGGGAAGAAGATGGAGGTTTTGGAAACGGTGAGGTGGGTATCCTGATCAAATACGAACGCAGGTTCCACAAGCACCCgctctttcattttcttctgaATTTTTGGGTGTTTTGAGGTGCTTGATGCGAATCTGTGAGTGGGGAAATATGGACGTTgtgaagaggaagagaagaatATTAGAGACTTTGAAGGTAAGAAAAGTTAAGGGGACGGGGAGTATTTATACTGAGAGAAAGGGACGGGAGAAAACTTAGACTATAGTAAATTATAACGCTAACTATTGTCACGGCGTTTTACTTACTGTCACCGCCACACATGTATTTATCAgttcattctttttattaaattaaatgtatattcttcAAAAATGCCACTCTTATACTATTTTTGAGGAAATTAAAATGCCCCactctttttatatatttttttattaaatatttgattAGACCGCTTTGACTAATAATTacctaaatatttttaaatttatttatttacatgtcattagtttaatttttaaatggAAAATGTTATATGTTGATTTCCTACTTTTAAGGGTATATTATTAACATCCGTTGACTATTAAATGGATATTAACTATTAAATCATCAATATTATATGCCACTTTTTAAGGGATATTATTAATGGATATTAActattaaatgaatataaagTATTAAATCATCAATATTAtctcttaaattttaaattttgaacatttttttttttggaaattttcaTGAAAAGGGTTTGGATTAAGTttatcttaataaaaaaaaaaaaaccatgctataactttatttaatgaaaaagatttaaattttaattaaaaaactcttaaattttaataaaaatgacaaaaaaaaaacacctaacACGCAGACCTGCGCCCCTCATGGTActatactgtttatgaaacttactacactatttaggaaacttaacggtactatactatttatgaaacttaacggtacgacactgtttatgaaacttaacggtaaATGCTCATCCCAAATTTTCAAGTTCTTTCACCAGAATGCAATAAAaagatcaaaaaaaaaaacatggtagAGATCAATGTCCACGTCGTTAAAGTCATGCATGGCTAATAGCTCAATACCATTACTAGAATAATGGGTGATGAATCCAACAATGTTGTCAATAATGTTGCCCCACCCCTACCCCCAACCATCCTAACCCACACCTGACCGACTCCTTCCCAATCATACCTCCTCATATGTGATTCTGAATCGAATGAAACCcttttcaatttgaaattttaattttagaggAATAAAATATGCTTGGATTATGTCCAAGGGTTATGCAACTGAAAGATTGGT
Protein-coding sequences here:
- the LOC103409586 gene encoding protein LURP-one-related 12, yielding MKERVLVEPAFVFDQDTHLTVSKTSIFFPGDGFTVYDCKGQMVFRVDSYAPDAHDSSELVLMDPQGRCLLTVRRKRPSLHQRWEGFVGERTDGQKPIFSVRRSSIIGRSNVTVEVFGDPGEEYHIEGSFAQRCCTIFNAEKEPVAEIRRKVDASTHVVLGKDVFSLCLKPGFDGAFAMGVVLVLDQINGDDNVFDDDVVEEAEPTAED